The Canis aureus isolate CA01 chromosome X, VMU_Caureus_v.1.0, whole genome shotgun sequence region AAGCAGCAACAAGAAAAGAATTATTAAGCAACGTATTTTCTGAAGTGCCTTAATTGAGTAAAAAGTAAGAAGTATAACTTCCTCAGTGTTTTGTCCAGTGGATTAATCAGAATTATTCAAGGTTTGTTTCTTCCCTTACCCTCTTTTCCACTCCTAACAAAAAAGCCTTTCTCCAACCCTGCTTAGATTATCACCTTgcggaggaggggcaagatggcggaagagtagggtccccaaatcacctgtccccaccaaattacctagataaccttcaaatcatcctgaaaaatctacgaattcagcctgagatttaaagagagaacagctagaatgctacagtgagaagagttcacgcttctatcaaggtatgaagtggggggggggggagaaataaagaaacaaaaggcatccaagggggaggggccccacgaggagccaggttAAGGCCggggcaagtgcccccaggacaggaaagcaccgtcccagagaagcaggagcttcaccaatctttcTGGGAggaaaggcgcttgcagggagttagagcaggacaccaggagggcggggatgccctcaggctccctgggacactaacagagcacctgcgcccTGGGAGAGTGTgcagagctccctaaagggctgcagcgcgtgcACGgttggacccgggagcagctcggaggggctctgGTGTCAGCTCCACGGAGAggcggctgcgcggccgggagcccgaatccaacagcgcaggcccgggagcacagggcgtcgggacacagcccaggatccggcctccccccaggacaggcagagaccgggagggcacaggacagcaaggacactcctgcctggagctgagcagatcagcggccccgtccccggagcctccaggcccctgcagagggagagctccggagttcctgcaggggctgaatccaggtttccagagctgccgcagccactggggttgttcctccaggggcctcacggggtaaacaacccccactgagccctgcaccaggcaggaggcagagcagctccctcaagtgctaacacctgaaaatcagcacaacaggcccctcccccagaagaccagctagacggacaagatccaggggaagtcaagggacttaaagtatacagaatcagaagatacacccccgtggttttttttcttttttctttttgatttctgattgcttcccccaccctttttccccctttctttcattttctttttcttcttcttctcttttttcctttttctcttccttttttctttttactttttctcttttctttccttctttctctctctttttctccttttcccaatacaacttgtttttggccattctgcactgagcaaaatgactagaaggaaaacctcacctcaaaagaaagaatcagaaacagtcctctctcccacagagttacaaaatctggattacaatccaatgtcagaaagccaattcagaagcactattatacagctactggtggctctagaaaaaagcataaaggattcaagagacttcatgactgcagaatttagatccaatcaggcagaaattaaaaatcaattgaatgagatgcaatccaaactagaagtcctaatgacgagggttaacgaggtggaagaaccagtgagtgacatagaagacaagttgatggcaaagagggaaactgaggaaaaaagagacaattaaaagaccatgaggatagattaagggaaataagggacagcctgaggaagaaaaacctacgtttaattggggtttccgagggcgctgaaagggccagagggccagaatatgtatttgaacaaatcctagctgaaaactttcctaatctgggaagggaaacaggcattcagatccaggaaatagagagatccccccctaaaatcagtaaaaaccgttcaacacctcgacatttaatagtgaagcttgcaaattccaaagataaagagaagatccttaaagcagcaagagacaagaaatccctgacttttatggggaggaatattagggtaacagcagacctctccacagagacctggcaggccagaaagggctggcaggatatattcagggtcctaaatgagaagaacatgcaaccaagaatactttatccagcaaggctctcattcaaaatggaaggagagataaagagcttccaagacaggcaggaactgaaagaatatgtgacctccaaaccagctctgcaagaaattttaagagggactcttaaaattcccctttcagaagaagttcagtggaacaatccacaaaaatggactgaatagatatcatgatgacactaaactcatgtttatagcagcaatgtccacaatagccaaactgtggaaggagcctcggtgtccatcgaaagatgaatggataaagaagatgtggtttatgtatacaatggaatattactcagccattagaaacgacaaacacccaccatttgcttcaatgtggatggaactggatggtattatgctgagtgaaatgagtcaatcggagaaggtcaaacattatatgttctcattcattcattcggggaatataaataatagtgaaagggaatataagggaagggagaagaaatgtgtgggaaatatcagaaagggagacagaacataaagactcctatctctgggaaatgatctaggggtgatggaaggggaggaggccggggggtgggggtgaatgggtgacgggcactgagggggacacttgatgggatgagcactgggtgttattctgtatgttggtaaattgaacaccaataaaaaattaatttatataaaaaaagattatcacCTTGCCAAAACTCATTCAAGACTACAACTCTGGGTAATAGAAAAGACGAAAAAATAATTCCTAGCTGTAATGCACTGacaatgtttaaaatatgaaaacacttaACTTTTCACAGAACCTTTCTATGGGTTCCTCttcatataatctttaaaatgagtTGTGTATTGGAACAGACCACTTAGAGAACAAAgtgtaaataaaattatctttttttaaagaatcaaatcaCCTAGGGGACAGTCATTTATTCTGTCAGTCCCCTTTCCTTAGAAAATCAAATGTGATAGTAGTCACTATGGAGAGTTTTATTTGATTACCTTAATCAGAGAGGGGTTACTTCCATTTTGTAGTTCATCTAATTGTCTTCTCAGCCATAAGCCAAATGTTGTTCCAAAATACTACAGAGTGAAGTAGACAATTTAGCAGgatctgattcattcattcatttaacaaatacttgtttAACACTATATACGAAGATAAAAATGGGTGCATTTTGGTTCAGAGTGATCCTGTGAGATGATCAGCTTAATTTTTTACATGTAATTCATAACCTGAGATCCATAGAAGGGCTTCAGTGGATCCATGCATCTctcaaaattagtttaaaaatgtgCGTGTGTCAATGTGTggacatgtgtgtgtatacacacatgcatttgGGTCCAAGTGTGTTTACTTTTGTGCATTTTTTCTGGGGAGAAGGTCCATACTTCGTGTTATATTCTTAAATCGCTGCTAAATCTGCACCTTGGGCTACAAGCATATAGCAAAAGGATAATTTTAATTGATAAGACATTATTAAAGTGAAACAAAGATTGACTCTAATAAAGCCTCATCTACAAGATAAATTGCCAGGAGTCAGAGGGGttccaaaataatccaattttagaTTACTTAATAGAATTTTGAGAGAAAATCTTGTGACGGTGACATTGTATAGCCAGGTTTAAAGGTTTGTGATAAAGGTACCGCAAATTAAGGAGTCCCTTTCTAAACTTCTCCTGGCACCAGCATTACCCGAGAAGGAGACCTGAGctcataaaaacaaatacaaatagaaGACTTTTAAGCAGAGAAACTTGTCACATTTTCCCTCATAAACAAAAATTCaagactcgggatccctgggtggcgcagcggtttggcgcctgcctttggcccagggcgtgatcctggagacccgggatcgaatcccacatcgggctcccggtgcatggagcctgcttctccctctgcctgtgtctctgcctctctctctctctctgtaactatcataaataaataaaaattaaaaaaaaaaaaaaaaaagaaccaaatgctgatgttaaaaaaaaaaaaaaaaaattcaagactcAAGATCATTTCTTTtgtcctcccctgcccccattgTTCTCTCTTCCAAACACAGTAATGACTTTCCTCTTCTAATGTGTTTGAAAACATAATCTTGGACTGGGAGCAGCTACTTTTTGACTTTTGTATCTTTTGCTAATCTTAGGGTTTAGTAAATGGATGTTAATTACAACCCTAAAATTAGATGTAATAACAGCCCCAGGATTGCCCCACCTTAACCTCAGGCTTTATTCTATTTAGCCAGCTGACTcacccatatttttaaaaattcagatttactTCCAAACACTTTAAAACCAAGTGTTTAAGCTCTActcttatattttttgaaaagattttgtttatttattcatgagagacacacagaggcagagacataggcagagggaaaagcaggctccccgcagccCGGGACCTCGGGATCagagccctgagctgaaagcagatgctcaaccactgggccacccaggtgtcccttaaactCTACTCTTAATTTCTGATTGCTACCCTGGTAATGTCCCAATCAAACAGAACTGCCTCTTCCTGGCTAAGAATCCTTCTAATGATAAAAGTTGGTCCCTTCCCACTCTCTTGCCCTTGCTTTTTGAAGGGGAGTAAAAGTGCAGAACTGTGAACGAATGTATAATCATTATGGACAAATGCTGTTTCCTTCCCAGAGGGATAAAAGTGATAGAGTCAATTTTACCAATTTTCTCTAATGACGGGGAGTCATAGGTTGGAATAACAAAAACGTGATAAAagaacaactacaaaaaaaaaaaaaaaaagaacaactacagggcagccctggtgactcaggggtttagctctgccttcagcccgcctgatcctggagacccggaatggagtccggcatcgggctccctgcatggagcctgcttctccctctgcctgtgtctctgcctctctccctgtgtctctcatgaataaataaataaaatcttttttttaaaaaaaaaaaaagaacaactacaCCTGAAAACCTACATCTTGCTGCCTTCTCCCCATGCAAGGTTAAAGCAAAGTGCCCAtttcccctgccctgggctcccagcaGCTGCCCACTGGCTTGCTGGTACCAGCGTGGGTCAGCATTAGTCTAGAATCTCTGTGCCTTCCTAAATTCCATCATAGACCTGTCCCCACCCCTTTGTCTCCAGAAGCCTTCCTGGATAGTGATGAAGTCTTTAAGCACCTATTAGTGCTGAGGCTGCTATTCCTGTGTGCCCAGGGATGTTAGAATGGAGTTTATTATGTCCCAGCAGTGTGCTGTTGCCTTCTCACCTAACTCAATGATTCCATTGGCAGAAAGGACATTAGAAGAAGGTTTGAGTCCACCTTGCCTCTGCCAGCTTGGGTGAAGGAAGCTGCAGCTTTCTTGAGAGGCCAGGATGACAAGGCCACTTTGCCATTGGGGCTTTTGTGGCTAAGCTGGAGGGTCCATTGCCAGCCAAGCACTATGAAACCTAAGTTGAGCATCATCAGTTTTTGAGGGGAGCACACCTGCCCAGATGGGGAAGGATTTTAAAGGGAAAGGGCAAGCAGCAGTGACAGGACTGGGATCGTGGCTACCCTCTTGCTTCGTTCACCCATTGATCTTTCCTGTACATATGTTTTCCCAACTGGGCACAATGTGTCCATTTTCCCCCAGCTTGCTCCCTTGACTcatcagaaaacaatgaaaaacactCCTAGGGTCAGTTTGATTCCAAGCACTGCACTCTTCTGGGTTTGAGCAGAGGCTTATGCAAGGGAGGTCACTAATGGGAGGGGATTCGGGCACTTAGCCATGCAGTAATCCTCAGCTACTAAACTGTCCCTGGAGAGCCTGAGAAGTAGGAGAGCAGACAGGCCAACAGAAGTAGAAGCcaagcaaaggaaggaaaagtttgAGGGTATTGGGACCCATTACTCACCGGTCACCTGCAAGGTCTTTCACATCCATGCAGAGGGGCTGTGGCGGCTTCTGTTGGGAGAACTGGCATCTGCAGCTTCGGCGTCTATGGGGAACAGCAACCGGCTGGATGGGGGTGGCAGGCTTCCACTGGTGCTTCCCCCGCCCGCAGGGCCCAAGTTGCTGTATTCCTGAGAGCCAAAAGCGGAAGGGTTCGAGATCATGTCGTTCATGGGCACCGTGCCCACTGTACTGGATGGTCCGGGGTACACATTCCAGTCTTCTCGAGAGGGGCTATAGGGTGAACCCCAGACCCCCAGCGATGGCCCATGAGGATCCACGCTGGGTATATGGGGATACCCCATGTCGTGCGCATAGGCAGGCACCGCTGTGAAGTTGGAGGCTGGCAGGAGACTCCCACTGCTACCAGTGCCGGCAGTCCCCGCGGTGCTGCTTCTGGCCGTGCTCCTGAGAGTACCCAGGTACATGCCTGCTTCTTTTTCCAAAAGGCAGCTTCTGTACTTGATGGCTTGGGTATGAGGAAAGAGCTCCCTAAGCCATTCTAAAGTTCTTGTAAGGCCTCAACCCGACTTTGAGAAGCAGCAGGGAATCAATAGGTAAAGCGGTAGCTGTGCTGCACGGCCCCCCTGTACGTCTCAGACTACGGCATCCGCGTTTCCTGCCGGTCAGGTTTCCAGGTGACTGGTAGCCCGGTGTAGTTGGGCCACCAATGGCTAGGCTGACGTCAAGGGGCTTCAGGCTTTTACATAGCATTTGCATTCAAATGAAGGGCCATTTCGCTTTCACTGGGACTTGATGTCTCTGTGCTCCCTCTCCCAGAGCTCCCAGGCCTTTCTATCCCATCTTTTTCACTTTTGTCCGTCTGGTCCCCATAGCATTAGTTTGTGCTTTTGGAAGCAAGAGTTCCTCCAAGGGTTTCTGACCAGTTCCCTCCAAATTGAGATGAAGACAGGCAGAAACAGGGACAAGGCCTGCTCTTTGGGATTCAGTCCTTATCCTGGGGCCTCCTCTTTCTGCTGAACTTCCCTGGCTTAGCCCAACCTACATCTGTGGTATCCCCTCTTGCCACATATCCCTGCTGGGGTATTCCACTGGAACTGGCCCAGGATACCACTGAAAAgagctttcccttctcttccttgctCCCTCCCCCAGGAGGAGGGCTTTGTTTCTAAGAACAGATTCATTTCACAGGTATATATCGTGTATCTACTGAATGCTAGGCACTGTTGTAGGCACTGGGGACACAACAGTGAACAAGAGTCAAACATTTTTACTCTGCCTTCCTAAGGTTACATACATTCCAGTGGATGACAGGCTGGATTAATCGgatgttttacaaatattcacaaattaaagaaagatgaagagagtaggttatgaaaaaaagaaagggaggaggacgATGTGGGTTAATGGGCTAATTTTAATGTCAGTTCACTAGTCTCAGGGGTCTTTCTATCAGGTATTATGACTTCTGCCTCAAAACCAGAGTCCCAAGGGGTCAAATTCCTGCAGTCTCAAATCTAGGGCAGCCACAGATTCCAACTTTCTTTCACACTTGAGGAAATTGCCTTTGTAAAGTTCCAATTATTGAAAAAGACATGGGCTTGCCAGTAGATGCCAATGAACACAAGATCTTGGTTCAAGAAAACAGTCAGCTTTCTGACCACAAAACCAATCTGTATCCCAGTGTTCTTCCCCCatccccctcttccccaccccctcccaaacCTACCACAACATTTAATCTAGACTATGTGCCTACTCAGTGAATGTGCTCCTCTATAAAGTTCAATCCAAACTGGCACCCCTATTAACTGATCTCTCTTTGGCTTTGGGAATATCACTTAACCTCTGGGAATTTCAGGGATTTTTCCAATGCAAAATAGAGATCCTAACACTCTCTACATTACAAAGCAGGATTCACTGAGATAATATATGCAGATTGCTTAATTTAGTAGATGGTATACAGTAGGTAACCACTGTATCCAttaattcactcaacaaatgtttattgaatgctaGGTGCTGTTCTATGCATGGAGGCATCAATagtgaacagaaaaaaatcctgaGTTTACTAAGCTTATATTATAGTGAGGAGAGACAGTAATAAGTAATTACATTTTATGGTATATCAATACTGTGaagcaaaataaagcaggaaGGAAGGTACAGAATGCTGAGGGTGGATGGGTGTTGTCATTTTAAATGTAGTGGTCTGGGAAGACCTCATCTtgaaatgacatttaaataaaatatagaataggTACTGGTATGAGCTATAAGGAGAAGATCCAGACAGGGAACAtgtgaaaagagaatgagagaatgtcTGTCTTCTCTTGGGGttacagtaaacaaaacaaaactgtgtggCTAAAGAATAGATGGGGTCTGAAAGCCAAGGAAGAGGACGTCATTATAAAGATTCTAATTTTTGTTCTAAATGAGGTAGGGAGACATTgtagggttttgagcagaggattGGCATGATTTAAGTTTTGAAGGGATCAGTCTAGCAGTTGGATTAAGAATAGACTGTAAGTGGGCTGATTAATTAAAAGACTATTGCAATAATCCAGGTGAATGACACTGGGGATGGAGGAAAGTAGTtagattctagatatattttgaagccTGCtttggagaagaaggaagagaagtaaCAGAAGTAATTGGTCAGCAAAGACTAATTATGGCCTGGCACTGAGGAAAAGGGACTTAGGGGCAGGGAAAGTAACATACCTGTaaggcactttaaaaaatattttatttatttatttgagagagagagagagagagagagagagcacacagagggaaaaggaaaagcaaactccccactgagcagagagcccaatgtagggctcaattccaggaccctgagatcatgacttgagccaaaggcagaccttaaccaactgagccacccaggttccctctTGTAAGGCACTTTTTACATGTGatctcacttaattttcacaacagcTCCATGAGTTATTtattagtatttccattttagagatgaagaaacaggctcagagatgTACCACGACTATTTAAATGAACTACTGGTGTGTAGTATAGTTAGGTTCCCATCCTAGGTCACCCTAACTgcaaaatttatgtttttaaattggaatCAGACTAAATGTACAACCTCAGAGCTTAGGCCTAGGGtttggcttctattttttttctctgttcaggCTCCTAAGTCTGGTGTTCAATACTCTTTATATCATAGGCCCAACTACCCTTTCATTATTCTCTTTCACCTATTCTATACTGAGGCAAACTGATAGACCTGACATTTGAAAAACTGTATCAGGATGGAAGCACATGGAGGACCTTTAAAAGTTAACTAACCCAATATTATCATTTTActtatgagaaaactgagggttTGTGAGGGGAACATGTTCTTTAAGGAAGCGAATGACAGAATTGAGGGTCAAACTCAGGTGTATTGCCTCCCAGATCAATAATCTTTCTCTTAAAAAGTGTCTTTGCTTATGCAATTCCCTCCATGTAGactgtttttctttataaaaaaaatgttcagttaaaaatagagctaccctatgacccagcaattgcactactgggtatttaccacaaagatacagatgcagtgaaacgtcgggacacctgcacctcaatgtttatagcagcaatgtccataatagctaaactgtggaaggagcctcagtgtccatcaaaagatgaatggataaagaagatgtggtacaatggaatattactcagccattagaaacgacaaatacccttcaatgtggatggaactggagggtattatgttgagtgaagtaagtcaatcggaggacaatcatcacatagtttcactcatacagggaatataagaaatagtgaaagggattataggggaaaggacggaaaatgaatgggaaagattagagagggtgacaaaacatgagagactcctaactctgggaaacaaacaaggggtaatggaaggggaggtgggaggaggggaatggggtgactgagtgatgggtactgaggagggcacttgatggaatgagcactggatgttatactatatgttggcaaatagaacttcaatttaaaaaatatctttaaaaaccccaaaagatcaataagaaaataacaaatatttcaattgtgacaggaaaaaaaaatgttcgaATTCTCTCTATTCTTCAAGGTTCAGCTCAAAAGCCGCCCCCCCTTTACAGCTTTATGAGATGATGCTCCTCTCAGAAGGCACTCTtccaatgaaatcttgccatttgcgattACATGTAatgagctagagagtattatgttaagtgaaataagtcagagaaagacaaatgccatatgatttcactcttatgtggaatttaagaaatgaaacaaatgagcagaggaggaaaaagagaggcaaaccaacagactcttaactatagagaacaaactgatgattgtcATAAGGGAAGTGGttggggatgggttaaataggtgatgaggattaaggagtgcacttgctgtgatgagcacggggtgtttatggaagtgttgaatcattatattgaacacctgaaactaatattacactgtatgttacctaactggaatttaattaatgaaaacttttaaaacatttcttaaaaagaaagcactCTTCCAGAATTCCATTATCAACTTACCTCCTTCATTAACTAATACATTCTTTTCCACCTTCGAATTATCTGGGGTTCTATCTGAATCTTTTGGAATTGGAGCACCTTGAAGGAGTATAAGGAAGCATGTTTGAGCCCAGCAGAGTGCAGCGTCATGGAGATGGTAGGGTCTTGGGAAATATTTGTATGCTGAATCAATAAATGACCTTGGAACTATAGACTGGAAATTATCATTTTGACCCAGCTCCAGGGATGTCTAGGAGACAATCCAGTAAGAACATTGTCAAGTACTTGGCAGAACTTGGCTTCAGGATTACTTCATTTTGTGATTTGTTTGTTTCCGGGATAGTGGGAGTGGATCGGGGAAGTTTGGGAGTTAATGGGGAGGCAGATAGGTAGGGATGCTCAGTCTAGTTTATTTGattggagatttttatttctttctttacctGAAGATTAACTAGAGCGGCCACCTCactgaagaaaacagaatggcCAGCAGCAGGAGTCAATCCCCAGTCTGAAGATCAGGGCTCAGGCCATGCATGGGTTATTGAGTACTTTTAAGGAGTGATCTCTTAGTTTTTCTGAGACTTAGAGAGGCACTGGTTAAACAGAGCCTCTATTAGACACTCCCTTCCACTGCCTAACCCTGGAATGACCCCTGCAGACCAGGCTAATTATAAGGCTCACGGGAGATGATGAATGTGAAATTGTTTTGTGAACAGTGCAGTACACCTGGGGTGGACTATGGGGATCTGGATaagccttttcttttattttttttattggagttcaatttgccaacatatagcataacacccagggctcatcccgccaagtgcccccctcagtgcctgtcacccagtcaccccaacccccccacctccctttccattaccccttgttcattgcccacagttaggtgtctctcatgttttgtcaccctcactgatattttcactcactttctctcctttcccctttattcccttttactaatttttatattccccaaatgaatgagaccatataatgtttgtccttctccaattgacttctttcattcagcataataccctccagctctatccacgtcgaagcaaatggtgggtattcgtcatttctaatggctaagtaatattccattgtatacatataccacatctccttgatccattcatcttttgatggacactgaggctcctcccacagtttggctattgtggacattgctgctataaacattggggtgcaggtgtcctgcatttcactgcatctgtatcttttgggtaaatccccagcagtgcaatggctgggtcgtagggtag contains the following coding sequences:
- the CDX4 gene encoding LOW QUALITY PROTEIN: homeobox protein CDX-4 (The sequence of the model RefSeq protein was modified relative to this genomic sequence to represent the inferred CDS: substituted 1 base at 1 genomic stop codon) — translated: MLCKSLKPLDVSLAIGGPTTPGYQSPGNLTGRKRGCRSLRPIKYRSCLLEKEAGMYLGTLRSTARSSTAGTAGTGSSGSLLPASNFTAVPAYAHDMGYPHIPSVDPHGPSLGVWGSPYSPSREDWNVYPGPSSTVGTVPMNDMISNPSAFGSQEYSNLGPAGGGSTSGSLPPPSSRLLFPIDAEAADASSPNRSRHSPSAWMXKTLQVTGKTRTKEKYRVVYTDHQRLELEKEFHCNRYITIQRKSELAVNLGLSERQVKIWFQNRRAKERKTIKKKISQFENSGSSVQSDSGSISPGELPNTFFTTSSAVHRFQPIEIQPVIVSE